In Rhizobium oryzihabitans, one DNA window encodes the following:
- a CDS encoding carbohydrate ABC transporter permease, with product MANISTLNTVAAATDAVASDLSGPRGRKPRKTFSRRNIILYGTLFVAAAYYLLPLYVMVVTSLKGMPEIRLGNIFAPPVEITFEPWVKAWANACTGLNCDGLSRGFWNSVRILVPSVVISIVVASVSGYAMANWKFKGSELFFSILIIGAFIPYQVMIYPIVIVLREMGVYGTLTGLVIVHTIFGMPILTLLFRNYFASLPEELFKAARIDGANFWQIYFRIMLPMSLPIFVVAMILQVTGIWNDFLFGVVFTRPEYYPMTVQLNNIVNSVQGVKEYNVNMAATLLTGAVPLIVYFVSGRLFVRGIAAGAVKG from the coding sequence GTGGCTAATATCAGCACATTGAACACAGTCGCCGCCGCCACCGATGCGGTCGCAAGCGACCTTTCCGGCCCGCGCGGCAGGAAGCCGAGAAAAACCTTTTCCCGCCGCAACATCATTCTTTACGGGACGCTGTTCGTGGCCGCCGCCTATTACCTGTTGCCGCTTTACGTCATGGTCGTCACCTCGCTAAAGGGCATGCCGGAAATCCGTCTCGGCAACATCTTCGCACCGCCGGTGGAAATCACCTTCGAGCCGTGGGTGAAGGCTTGGGCCAATGCCTGCACGGGCTTGAACTGCGACGGGCTTTCACGCGGCTTCTGGAATTCGGTGCGCATCCTCGTGCCTTCGGTGGTGATCTCAATCGTCGTCGCTTCCGTCAGCGGCTACGCCATGGCCAACTGGAAGTTCAAGGGATCGGAGCTGTTCTTCTCCATCCTCATCATCGGCGCTTTCATTCCCTATCAGGTGATGATCTACCCGATCGTCATCGTGCTGCGCGAAATGGGCGTTTATGGCACGCTGACCGGCCTCGTCATTGTTCACACCATCTTCGGCATGCCGATCCTGACGCTGCTGTTCCGGAATTATTTCGCCTCGCTGCCGGAGGAGCTGTTCAAGGCGGCGCGCATCGACGGCGCCAATTTCTGGCAGATTTATTTCCGCATCATGCTGCCCATGTCGTTGCCGATCTTCGTCGTGGCGATGATCCTGCAGGTTACCGGCATCTGGAACGACTTCCTGTTCGGCGTGGTGTTCACGCGGCCGGAATATTACCCGATGACGGTGCAGCTCAATAACATCGTCAACTCCGTGCAGGGGGTGAAGGAATACAACGTCAACATGGCCGCCACGCTTCTGACGGGTGCCGTGCCGCTGATCGTTTATTTCGTCTCCGGCAGGCTTTTCGTCCGCGGCATTGCTGCCGGCGCAGTAAAAGGTTGA
- a CDS encoding carbohydrate ABC transporter permease translates to MAGKARSGRPNQLFRNLNSKIASIPMILTAVVIFLGGTVWTVIYSFTNSKLLPRATFIGFDQYERLWAAPRWIVSIQNLAIYGILSLIFSLVIGFVLAALMDQKIRFENTFRTIFLYPFALSFIVTGLVWQWLLNPEFGIQSVVRSLGWESFTFDPLYNSQIVIYGILIAALWQGTGLVMCLMLAGLRGIDEDIWKATRVDGIPMWRTYILIIIPMMRPVFITTLVIIASGIVKVYDLVVAQTSGGPGIASEVPAKYVYDYMFQAQNLGQGFAASTMMLLTVAIIVIPWAYLEFGGKKRG, encoded by the coding sequence ATGGCGGGTAAAGCGCGCTCCGGCCGCCCCAACCAGCTTTTCCGCAATCTCAATTCGAAGATTGCCTCCATTCCGATGATATTGACCGCCGTGGTGATCTTTCTCGGCGGAACCGTCTGGACGGTGATCTATTCCTTCACCAATTCCAAGCTACTGCCGCGTGCGACCTTCATCGGTTTCGACCAGTATGAACGGCTCTGGGCAGCACCACGCTGGATCGTTTCCATCCAGAATCTGGCGATCTACGGCATTCTGTCGCTGATCTTCAGCCTCGTCATCGGCTTCGTGCTGGCGGCGCTGATGGATCAGAAAATCCGCTTTGAAAACACCTTCCGCACGATCTTCCTTTATCCCTTCGCACTGTCTTTCATTGTCACCGGCCTTGTCTGGCAATGGCTGCTCAACCCGGAATTCGGCATCCAGTCCGTGGTTCGTTCGCTCGGTTGGGAAAGCTTCACTTTCGATCCGCTCTATAATTCGCAGATCGTCATTTACGGCATCCTGATCGCCGCACTCTGGCAGGGCACAGGGCTCGTCATGTGCCTGATGCTGGCCGGTCTTCGTGGCATCGACGAGGACATCTGGAAGGCGACGCGTGTTGACGGCATTCCCATGTGGAGGACGTATATTCTCATCATCATTCCCATGATGCGGCCGGTCTTCATCACCACGCTGGTCATCATCGCGAGCGGCATCGTCAAGGTCTACGATCTGGTGGTGGCGCAGACGAGCGGCGGCCCGGGCATCGCATCCGAAGTACCGGCGAAATATGTCTATGACTACATGTTCCAGGCACAGAACCTGGGGCAGGGTTTCGCCGCCTCGACCATGATGCTTCTGACCGTCGCCATCATCGTCATTCCATGGGCCTACCTCGAATTCGGAGGCAAGAAGCGTGGCTAA
- a CDS encoding ABC transporter substrate-binding protein, protein MRMRVISAAFLASVMIPAGMAGATDLEVTHWWTSGGEAAAVAELAKAFDATGNKWVDGAIAGSGGTARPIMISRITGGDPMGATQFNHGRQAEELVQAGLMRDLSDVAEKGKWKDVIKPASLLDSCTIDGKIYCAPVNIHSWQWLWLSNEAFKKAGVEVPKNWTEFVAAAPALKKAGIQPLALGGQAWQANGLFDTLTLSIGGKDLYQKVYGDKDAEAAAGPDMAKIFAAAVEAREMAKGTNVQDWNQATNMVITGKAGGQIMGDWAQGEFQLANQKAGTDYTCLPGLGLSDYITTGGDAFYFPLLKDEAKSKAQDVLAETIVDPKTQVAFNLKKGSLPIRGDVDLNAANDCMKKGLEILAKGNALTSTDQLISADTQKQKEDLMAEFFAGSMSAEDGQKRFAGIIGSAD, encoded by the coding sequence ATGCGAATGCGTGTTATTTCTGCGGCCTTTTTGGCCAGTGTAATGATTCCGGCGGGCATGGCGGGGGCCACGGATCTTGAGGTGACCCACTGGTGGACATCGGGCGGCGAAGCTGCCGCCGTCGCCGAACTTGCCAAGGCCTTCGATGCTACCGGCAATAAATGGGTGGATGGCGCCATCGCCGGTTCTGGCGGCACAGCCCGCCCGATCATGATCAGCCGCATCACCGGCGGCGACCCGATGGGCGCCACCCAGTTCAACCACGGCCGGCAGGCGGAAGAGCTGGTGCAGGCCGGCCTGATGCGCGACCTGAGCGACGTTGCCGAAAAGGGCAAGTGGAAAGACGTCATCAAGCCCGCAAGCCTGCTCGACAGCTGCACCATCGACGGCAAGATCTATTGCGCCCCGGTCAACATTCATTCCTGGCAATGGCTGTGGCTTTCCAACGAGGCCTTCAAGAAGGCGGGCGTCGAGGTTCCGAAGAACTGGACGGAGTTCGTTGCAGCCGCGCCGGCGCTGAAAAAAGCCGGTATCCAGCCGCTCGCGCTTGGCGGGCAGGCATGGCAGGCCAACGGCCTGTTCGACACGCTGACGCTCTCGATCGGCGGCAAGGACCTCTATCAGAAGGTCTATGGCGACAAGGATGCCGAAGCGGCGGCCGGTCCTGATATGGCGAAGATCTTCGCAGCGGCTGTCGAAGCACGCGAGATGGCCAAGGGGACCAATGTTCAGGACTGGAACCAGGCCACCAACATGGTCATAACGGGCAAGGCCGGCGGCCAGATCATGGGCGACTGGGCGCAGGGTGAATTCCAGCTTGCCAACCAGAAGGCCGGCACGGATTACACCTGCCTGCCGGGTCTCGGCCTCAGCGACTATATCACCACCGGCGGCGACGCCTTTTATTTCCCGTTGCTGAAAGACGAGGCGAAATCCAAGGCACAGGACGTTTTGGCTGAAACCATCGTCGATCCGAAAACCCAGGTCGCCTTCAACCTCAAGAAAGGTTCGCTGCCGATCCGCGGCGACGTCGACCTCAATGCCGCCAACGACTGCATGAAGAAGGGTCTGGAAATTCTGGCCAAGGGCAATGCTCTGACCAGCACCGACCAGCTGATTTCCGCCGATACGCAGAAACAGAAGGAAGACCTGATGGCGGAATTCTTCGCGGGCTCAATGTCGGCGGAAGATGGGCAGAAGCGCTTCGCAGGCATTATCGGTTCGGCTGACTGA
- a CDS encoding mannose-1-phosphate guanylyltransferase/mannose-6-phosphate isomerase, with the protein MNAHSRKITPVLLAGGAGSRLWPVSRDQLPKQFQPLVGNLSTYQQTLTRVGDKTLYSEPLVITNEDFRFFARRQAEEIDLPATVVLEPARRDSAAAMAAAAVLAERREPGCLVLALAADHVVLDADKFSEAVKLGAKAADQGNIVVFGLVPTEPRTSYGYIKPGEAIDGEEDLSTVDAFVEKPDVKTAISYLEKGYLWNSGNFLFRSDVMIAELKAFAPEILAAVTQAVEQYESDLGFVRLHQASFEASPKNSIDYAVIEKTKRMAVVHGHFRWSDIGSWDAIWEIAEKHDNDNALEGDGVFIDSEGCLIHSTQLLTTVVGAKDLVVVATKDAVLVVPKNRVQDVKGLVERLKDGEHAPRTQSHKRVYRPWGYIEHMYVDERYRVGHITVDPGHRISFQKHYHRSEHWIIVKGTATVTIGEETRLLTENQSVYIPIGQPHRLANEGQIPLELVEIQTGAYIGEDDVIRIEDDYKRQ; encoded by the coding sequence GTGAACGCACATTCTCGAAAGATCACGCCGGTTCTTCTTGCAGGCGGGGCGGGATCGCGGCTTTGGCCGGTATCGCGCGATCAGTTGCCCAAGCAGTTCCAGCCGCTGGTCGGCAATCTTTCGACCTATCAGCAGACACTGACGCGGGTGGGTGACAAGACGCTTTATTCCGAGCCGCTGGTGATCACCAACGAGGATTTCCGCTTCTTCGCCCGCCGTCAGGCGGAAGAGATCGACCTGCCGGCAACGGTGGTTCTAGAACCCGCCCGTCGCGACAGCGCCGCCGCCATGGCCGCCGCCGCCGTGCTGGCTGAACGTCGTGAGCCCGGATGTCTGGTGCTGGCGCTTGCCGCCGACCATGTGGTTCTCGATGCCGACAAGTTCTCCGAGGCCGTGAAGCTTGGCGCGAAAGCCGCCGATCAGGGCAACATCGTCGTCTTCGGTCTGGTGCCGACCGAGCCGCGCACCTCCTACGGCTATATCAAGCCGGGTGAGGCGATCGATGGCGAAGAAGATTTGAGCACCGTCGATGCCTTCGTGGAAAAGCCGGATGTGAAGACGGCGATTTCCTATCTGGAAAAAGGTTATCTCTGGAACTCCGGCAACTTCCTGTTCCGCTCCGACGTGATGATCGCCGAACTCAAGGCCTTCGCGCCGGAGATTCTTGCGGCGGTGACCCAAGCCGTTGAGCAATATGAAAGCGACCTTGGCTTCGTGCGCCTGCATCAGGCAAGTTTCGAGGCCTCGCCGAAAAACTCCATCGACTATGCGGTGATCGAAAAGACCAAACGCATGGCAGTGGTGCACGGCCATTTCCGCTGGTCGGATATTGGCAGCTGGGATGCCATCTGGGAAATCGCCGAAAAGCACGACAATGACAATGCGCTCGAAGGCGATGGCGTCTTCATCGATTCCGAGGGTTGCCTGATCCATTCCACGCAATTGCTGACGACGGTGGTGGGCGCAAAGGATCTGGTGGTGGTGGCCACCAAGGATGCGGTTCTGGTGGTGCCGAAAAACCGGGTGCAGGATGTGAAAGGCCTGGTGGAGAGGCTGAAGGATGGCGAACATGCGCCGCGCACGCAATCTCACAAGCGGGTCTATCGTCCATGGGGTTACATCGAACACATGTATGTCGACGAGCGCTACCGCGTGGGCCACATCACGGTCGATCCTGGCCACCGCATCTCGTTCCAGAAACATTACCACCGCTCGGAACACTGGATCATCGTCAAGGGCACCGCGACGGTGACGATCGGCGAGGAAACCCGGCTGCTGACGGAAAACCAGTCGGTCTATATCCCCATTGGCCAGCCGCACCGGCTTGCCAATGAGGGGCAGATTCCGCTGGAACTGGTGGAAATCCAGACCGGCGCCTATATCGGCGAGGATGATGTCATCCGCATCGAGGATGATTATAAGAGACAGTAG
- a CDS encoding CPBP family intramembrane glutamic endopeptidase: protein MKRWHILLITGLTGVASLLLATFEQLAPGQQLSFQIRLLMLIQPAILTIAAVAIGQALAGRVGLGTPLIDALVQGGSLRAVLRRQALPALSAGLAVGLLMIAYSTVILSAVTDATTKAMMTAFPVPLATRILYGGITEELLTRWGLMSFFAWALWRMAGRGQLRPAMLWAAILVAAALFATGHLPLLFAITTDPQPSLIVAILIANFIPGVLFGWLFWRRGLEAAMLSHAFAHCVNALAT, encoded by the coding sequence ATGAAACGTTGGCACATTCTTTTGATCACCGGATTGACGGGTGTCGCATCGCTTTTGCTTGCAACGTTTGAGCAGCTTGCACCGGGACAGCAGCTATCCTTTCAGATAAGGCTGCTGATGCTCATCCAGCCGGCAATCCTGACCATTGCGGCAGTGGCGATCGGTCAGGCCTTGGCGGGAAGAGTCGGGCTTGGCACGCCGCTGATTGATGCTTTGGTGCAAGGAGGCAGCTTGCGCGCAGTGTTGCGGAGACAGGCGTTGCCCGCATTGTCGGCGGGTCTTGCCGTCGGCCTGCTGATGATTGCCTATTCGACAGTAATTCTGTCTGCAGTTACGGATGCTACGACCAAGGCGATGATGACCGCTTTTCCCGTTCCGCTGGCGACGCGAATTCTCTACGGTGGAATAACGGAAGAGCTTCTGACCCGATGGGGCTTGATGTCATTTTTCGCATGGGCGCTCTGGCGCATGGCGGGAAGGGGCCAGCTACGTCCTGCTATGCTGTGGGCCGCCATCCTGGTTGCGGCAGCCCTTTTCGCGACGGGCCACCTGCCCTTATTGTTTGCCATTACAACCGATCCGCAACCTTCGCTGATCGTCGCAATCCTGATCGCCAATTTTATCCCGGGCGTGTTGTTCGGGTGGCTTTTCTGGCGTCGGGGACTGGAGGCGGCGATGCTCTCCCATGCCTTCGCCCATTGCGTGAATGCGCTGGCCACCTGA